Proteins from one Rhinopithecus roxellana isolate Shanxi Qingling chromosome 20, ASM756505v1, whole genome shotgun sequence genomic window:
- the NOD2 gene encoding nucleotide-binding oligomerization domain-containing protein 2 isoform X4 → MPTPFHFRFFEALHQPLSMDPTTIAELTLLRDFLSCSEILPGLEAPGGSLALKFPEPTTGCEMCSQEAFQAQRSQLVELLVSGSLEGFESVLDWLLSWEVLSWEDYEGIHLLGQPLSHLARRLLDTVWNKGTWACQKLVAAVQEAQADSQSPKLHGCWDPHSLHPARDLQSHRPAIVRRLHSHVEGMLDLAWERGFVSQYECDEIKLPIFTPSQRARRLLDLATVKANGLAAFLLQHVQELPVPLALPLEAATCRKYMAKLRTTVSAQARFLSTYDGAETLCLEDIYTENGLEVWADVGMPGPPQKSPATLGLEELFSTPSHLNDDADTVLVVGEAGSGKSTLLQRLHLLWAAGRDFQEFLFVFPFSCRQLQCVAKPLSVRTLLFEHCCWPDVDQEDIFQFLLDHPDRVLLTFDGFDEFKFRFTDRERHCSPTDPTSVQTLLFNLLQGNLLKNARKVVTSRPAAVSAFLRKYIRTEFNLKGFSEQGIELYLRKRHREPGVADRLIRLLQATSALHGLCHLPVFSWMVSKCHQELLLQEGVSPKTTTDMYLLILQHFLLHATSPDSASQGLGPSLLRGRLPTLLHLGRLALWGLGMCCYVFSAQQLQAAQVSPDDISLGFLVRAKGIMPGSMAPLEFLHITFQCFFAAFYLAFSADVSPALLRHLFNCGRPGNSPMARLLPTLCIQGAEGKDGSVAALLQKIEPHNLQITAAFLAGLLSREHWDLLAECQASEKALLRRQACARWCLARSLRKHFHSIPPAAPGEAKSMHAMPGFIWLIRSLYEMQEERLARKAARGLNVGHLKLTFCSVGPAECAALAFVLRHLRQPVALQLDYNSVGDIGVEQLLPCLGVCKALYLRDNNISDRGICKLIECALHCEQLQKLALFNNKLTDGCAHSMAKLLACRQNFLALRIAVS, encoded by the exons ATGCCTACACCCTTTCACTTTCGTTTCTTTGAGGCACTGCACCAGCCCTTGTCCATGGACCCCACGACAATCGCAGAACTGACCCTGCTGAGAGATTTTCTCAGCTGCTCAGAGATCCTCCCAGGGCTTGAAGCTCCTGGAGGGTCACTTGCCCTCAAATTCCCAGAACCCACAACAG GTTGTGAAATGTGCTCGCAGGAGGCTTTTCAGGCACAGAGGAGTCAGCTGGTGGAGCTGCTGGTCTCAGGGTCCCTGGAGGGCTTCGAGAGTGTCCTGGACTGGCTGCTGTCCTGGGAGGTCCTCTCCTGGGAGGACTACGAGGGCATCCACCTCCTGGGCCAGCCTCTCTCCCACTTGGCCAGGCGCCTCCTGGACACCGTCTGGAATAAGGGTACTTGGGCCTGTCAGAAACTCGTCGCTGCTGTCCAGGAAGCCCAGGCCGACAGCCAATCCCCCAAGCTGCATGGCTGCTGGGACCCCCACTCGCTCCACCCAGCCCGAGACCTGCAGAGTCACCGGCCAGCCATTGTCAGGAggctccacagccatgtggaggGCATGCTGGACCTGGCATGGGAGCGGGGTTTCGTCAGCCAGTACGAATGTGACGAAATCAAGTTGCCAATCTTCACACCGTCCCAGAGG GCAAGAAGGCTGCTCGATCTTGCCACAGTGAAAGCGAATGGATTGGCTGCCTTCCTTCTACAACATGTTCAGGAATTGCCAGTCCCGTTGGCCCTGCCTTTGGAAG CTGCCACATGCAGGAAGTACATGGCCAAGCTGAGGACCACGGTGTCTGCTCAGGCTCGCTTCCTCAGTACCTATGATGGGGCAGAGACGCTCTGTCTGGAGGACATATACACAGAGAATGGCCTGGAGGTCTGGGCAGACGTGGGCATGCCTGGACCCCCGCAGAAAAGCCCGGCCACCCTGGGCCTGGAGGAGCTCTTCAGCACCCCCAGCCACCTCAACGATGATGCAGACACTGTGCTGGTGGTGGGTGAGGCAGGCAGCGGCAAGAGCACGCTCCTGCAGCGGCTCCACTTGCTGTGGGCTGCAGGGCGAGACTTCCAGGAATTTCTCTTTGTCTTCCCATTCAGCTGCCGGCAGCTGCAGTGCGTGGCAAAACCACTCTCCGTGCGGACGCTACTCTTTGAGCACTGCTGTTGGCCTGATGTTGATCAAGAGGACATCTTCCAGTTCCTCCTTGACCACCCTGACCGTGTCCTGTTAACCTTTGATGGCTTTGACGAGTTCAAGTTCAGGTTCACGGATCGTGAACGTCACTGCTCCCCCACCGACCCCACCTCTGTCCAGACCCTGCTCTTCAACCTTCTGCAGGGCAACCTGCTGAAGAATGCCCGCAAGGTGGTGACCAGCCGTCCGGCCGCTGTGTCGGCATTCCTCAGGAAGTACATCCGCACCGAGTTCAACCTCAAGGGCTTCTCTGAACAGGGCATCGAGCTGTACTTGAGGAAGCGCCATCGTGAGCCAGGGGTGGCGGACCGCCTCATCCGCCTGCTCCAAGCGACCTCAGCCCTGCACGGTTTGTGCCACCTGCCCGTCTTCTCGTGGATGGTGTCCAAATGCCACCAGGAACTGTTGCTGCAGGAGGGGGTGTCCCCAAAGACCACTACAGATATGTACCTGCTGATCCTGCAGCATTTTCTGCTGCATGCCACCTccccagactcagcctcccagggtctGGGACCCAGTCTTCTTCGGGGCCGTCTCCCTACCCTTCTGCACCTGGGCAGACTAGCTCTGTGGGGCCTGGGCATGTGCTGCTACGTGTTCTCAGCCCAGCAGCTCCAGGCGGCACAGGTCAGCCCTGATGACATTTCTCTTGGCTTCCTGGTACGTGCCAAAGGGATCATGCCAGGGAGTATGGCGCCCCTGGAATTCCTGCACATCACTTTCCAGTGCTTCTTTGCCGCATTCTACCTGGCATTCAGTGCTGATGTGTCACCAGCTTTGCTCAGACACCTCTTCAATTGTGGCAGGCCAGGCAACTCACCGATGGCCAGGCTCCTGCCCACGCTGTGCATCCAGGGCGCAGAGGGAAAGGACGGCAGCGTGGCAGCTTTGCTGCAGAAGATCGAGCCGCACAACCTTCAGATCACGGCAGCCTTCCTGGCGGGGCTGTTGTCCCGGGAGCACTGGGACCTGCTGGCCGAGTGCCAGGCATCCGAGAAGGCGCTGCTCAGGCGCCAGGCCTGTGCCCGCTGGTGTCTGGCCCGCAGCCTCCGCAAGCACTTCCACTCCATCCCGCCAGCTGCGCCGGGTGAGGCCAAGAGCATGCACGCCATGCCCGGGTTCATCTGGCTTATCCGGAGCCTGTACGAGATGCAGGAGGAGAGGCTGGCGCGGAAGGCTGCACGTGGCCTGAACGTCGGGCACCTCAAGTTGACATTTTGCAGTGTGGGCCCCGCCGAGTGTGCTGCCCTGGCCTTTGTGCTGCGGCACCTCCGGCAGCCTGTGGCTCTGCAGCTGGACTACAACTCTGTGGGTGACATTGGCGTGGAGCAGCTGCTGCCTTGCCTTGGTGTCTGCAAGGCTCTGTA TTTGCGCGATAACAATATCTCAGACCGAGGCATCTGCAAGCTCATTGAATGTGCTCTTCACTGCGAGCAATTGCAGAAGTTAGC TCTATTCAACAACAAATTGACTGACGGCTGTGCACACTCCATGGCTAAGCTCCTTGCATGCAGGCAGAACTTCTTGGCATTGAG
- the NOD2 gene encoding nucleotide-binding oligomerization domain-containing protein 2 isoform X5, translated as MPTPFHFRFFEALHQPLSMDPTTIAELTLLRDFLSCSEILPGLEAPGGSLALKFPEPTTGCEMCSQEAFQAQRSQLVELLVSGSLEGFESVLDWLLSWEVLSWEDYEGIHLLGQPLSHLARRLLDTVWNKGTWACQKLVAAVQEAQADSQSPKLHGCWDPHSLHPARDLQSHRPAIVRRLHSHVEGMLDLAWERGFVSQYECDEIKLPIFTPSQRARRLLDLATVKANGLAAFLLQHVQELPVPLALPLEAATCRKYMAKLRTTVSAQARFLSTYDGAETLCLEDIYTENGLEVWADVGMPGPPQKSPATLGLEELFSTPSHLNDDADTVLVVGEAGSGKSTLLQRLHLLWAAGRDFQEFLFVFPFSCRQLQCVAKPLSVRTLLFEHCCWPDVDQEDIFQFLLDHPDRVLLTFDGFDEFKFRFTDRERHCSPTDPTSVQTLLFNLLQGNLLKNARKVVTSRPAAVSAFLRKYIRTEFNLKGFSEQGIELYLRKRHREPGVADRLIRLLQATSALHGLCHLPVFSWMVSKCHQELLLQEGVSPKTTTDMYLLILQHFLLHATSPDSASQGLGPSLLRGRLPTLLHLGRLALWGLGMCCYVFSAQQLQAAQVSPDDISLGFLVRAKGIMPGSMAPLEFLHITFQCFFAAFYLAFSADVSPALLRHLFNCGRPGNSPMARLLPTLCIQGAEGKDGSVAALLQKIEPHNLQITAAFLAGLLSREHWDLLAECQASEKALLRRQACARWCLARSLRKHFHSIPPAAPGEAKSMHAMPGFIWLIRSLYEMQEERLARKAARGLNVGHLKLTFCSVGPAECAALAFVLRHLRQPVALQLDYNSVGDIGVEQLLPCLGVCKAL; from the exons ATGCCTACACCCTTTCACTTTCGTTTCTTTGAGGCACTGCACCAGCCCTTGTCCATGGACCCCACGACAATCGCAGAACTGACCCTGCTGAGAGATTTTCTCAGCTGCTCAGAGATCCTCCCAGGGCTTGAAGCTCCTGGAGGGTCACTTGCCCTCAAATTCCCAGAACCCACAACAG GTTGTGAAATGTGCTCGCAGGAGGCTTTTCAGGCACAGAGGAGTCAGCTGGTGGAGCTGCTGGTCTCAGGGTCCCTGGAGGGCTTCGAGAGTGTCCTGGACTGGCTGCTGTCCTGGGAGGTCCTCTCCTGGGAGGACTACGAGGGCATCCACCTCCTGGGCCAGCCTCTCTCCCACTTGGCCAGGCGCCTCCTGGACACCGTCTGGAATAAGGGTACTTGGGCCTGTCAGAAACTCGTCGCTGCTGTCCAGGAAGCCCAGGCCGACAGCCAATCCCCCAAGCTGCATGGCTGCTGGGACCCCCACTCGCTCCACCCAGCCCGAGACCTGCAGAGTCACCGGCCAGCCATTGTCAGGAggctccacagccatgtggaggGCATGCTGGACCTGGCATGGGAGCGGGGTTTCGTCAGCCAGTACGAATGTGACGAAATCAAGTTGCCAATCTTCACACCGTCCCAGAGG GCAAGAAGGCTGCTCGATCTTGCCACAGTGAAAGCGAATGGATTGGCTGCCTTCCTTCTACAACATGTTCAGGAATTGCCAGTCCCGTTGGCCCTGCCTTTGGAAG CTGCCACATGCAGGAAGTACATGGCCAAGCTGAGGACCACGGTGTCTGCTCAGGCTCGCTTCCTCAGTACCTATGATGGGGCAGAGACGCTCTGTCTGGAGGACATATACACAGAGAATGGCCTGGAGGTCTGGGCAGACGTGGGCATGCCTGGACCCCCGCAGAAAAGCCCGGCCACCCTGGGCCTGGAGGAGCTCTTCAGCACCCCCAGCCACCTCAACGATGATGCAGACACTGTGCTGGTGGTGGGTGAGGCAGGCAGCGGCAAGAGCACGCTCCTGCAGCGGCTCCACTTGCTGTGGGCTGCAGGGCGAGACTTCCAGGAATTTCTCTTTGTCTTCCCATTCAGCTGCCGGCAGCTGCAGTGCGTGGCAAAACCACTCTCCGTGCGGACGCTACTCTTTGAGCACTGCTGTTGGCCTGATGTTGATCAAGAGGACATCTTCCAGTTCCTCCTTGACCACCCTGACCGTGTCCTGTTAACCTTTGATGGCTTTGACGAGTTCAAGTTCAGGTTCACGGATCGTGAACGTCACTGCTCCCCCACCGACCCCACCTCTGTCCAGACCCTGCTCTTCAACCTTCTGCAGGGCAACCTGCTGAAGAATGCCCGCAAGGTGGTGACCAGCCGTCCGGCCGCTGTGTCGGCATTCCTCAGGAAGTACATCCGCACCGAGTTCAACCTCAAGGGCTTCTCTGAACAGGGCATCGAGCTGTACTTGAGGAAGCGCCATCGTGAGCCAGGGGTGGCGGACCGCCTCATCCGCCTGCTCCAAGCGACCTCAGCCCTGCACGGTTTGTGCCACCTGCCCGTCTTCTCGTGGATGGTGTCCAAATGCCACCAGGAACTGTTGCTGCAGGAGGGGGTGTCCCCAAAGACCACTACAGATATGTACCTGCTGATCCTGCAGCATTTTCTGCTGCATGCCACCTccccagactcagcctcccagggtctGGGACCCAGTCTTCTTCGGGGCCGTCTCCCTACCCTTCTGCACCTGGGCAGACTAGCTCTGTGGGGCCTGGGCATGTGCTGCTACGTGTTCTCAGCCCAGCAGCTCCAGGCGGCACAGGTCAGCCCTGATGACATTTCTCTTGGCTTCCTGGTACGTGCCAAAGGGATCATGCCAGGGAGTATGGCGCCCCTGGAATTCCTGCACATCACTTTCCAGTGCTTCTTTGCCGCATTCTACCTGGCATTCAGTGCTGATGTGTCACCAGCTTTGCTCAGACACCTCTTCAATTGTGGCAGGCCAGGCAACTCACCGATGGCCAGGCTCCTGCCCACGCTGTGCATCCAGGGCGCAGAGGGAAAGGACGGCAGCGTGGCAGCTTTGCTGCAGAAGATCGAGCCGCACAACCTTCAGATCACGGCAGCCTTCCTGGCGGGGCTGTTGTCCCGGGAGCACTGGGACCTGCTGGCCGAGTGCCAGGCATCCGAGAAGGCGCTGCTCAGGCGCCAGGCCTGTGCCCGCTGGTGTCTGGCCCGCAGCCTCCGCAAGCACTTCCACTCCATCCCGCCAGCTGCGCCGGGTGAGGCCAAGAGCATGCACGCCATGCCCGGGTTCATCTGGCTTATCCGGAGCCTGTACGAGATGCAGGAGGAGAGGCTGGCGCGGAAGGCTGCACGTGGCCTGAACGTCGGGCACCTCAAGTTGACATTTTGCAGTGTGGGCCCCGCCGAGTGTGCTGCCCTGGCCTTTGTGCTGCGGCACCTCCGGCAGCCTGTGGCTCTGCAGCTGGACTACAACTCTGTGGGTGACATTGGCGTGGAGCAGCTGCTGCCTTGCCTTGGTGTCTGCAAGGCTCTGTA a